DNA sequence from the Planctomycetia bacterium genome:
TCGGCGACGGACGGAATTCCATCCAGCGCGAGCTTCGACGCGGCGCCTGGAATAATGCTGAATGTCCGCACATAGACGCCGCCGGCGGTCCCATTGCCATCGCCGTCGAGCATTTCACCTTGCAGGTCGACAATCGTGTCATACGCGGTGAGACGATAGGCGCCGACGGGAATCCGATCAAACTTGACCGTGGCGGTACGGCCGGAATACGTCGGCGTGGTCGGATAGAGCACGTCGTCCGAGGTGTTGAACAAGGAATCTGCGCCGGCGGCGCGCAGATCGTAGTTCGACGATACAGCGCCGCCGGTGACGGTTTCACTGAACACGACTTTGATCGACGTGATGCCGGCCACGATCGAGGGATTGCCGTTCAGCGCTGGCGTGGTCGACTCGACAAACGGAGCGCCCGCTAGCAGGCAGCGGCGCTCGAGCGGCTCGCCGTGAAGGCGAACGGAAGAGTTCAGGCAGGCAGGGACGCGGGAGGTTCGTCTGGAGCGCATATCAAGGGATTCCGGATTTGAGAAAGGGCGTCCTTGCGGGAATAGATCGGTGCGCCGACCGCCGGCGGGGGCCGCCGGGCATCCGAGCCCGACGACCACCAGGCAGGCAGTTCTTTGAACAAATCAACGATGAGTACGACGGGCGGCGGCCCGCTATGCACGCCGCGCCACGGCGGCCGCGGCGCGTGGCCGGGGCGACTTCACGCGTTTCAACGATTTATGCGACCCGCTGAGAGCCACGGTCGGCACGTCCACGTCGGCGACGGACTCCGCGTGCGCGGCGATGGTTCGGCCGGCGCCGGTCAGATCGATGACCATGGGGGGACATTCCATGCTGCACGCGACGTCAAACAAGTCGTTGTCGTCGCGCGTTAGCACCAGCGCGTCGGCATGCGCCAGCAACTCTTCGGCGGTGCCGACCAGGCGATTGGCGAGATGCGGAATGTGATGCTCGATGTAATCCCGATTCGCCCCCGTCAGTCGCGCCGTCTTCACAGCGGCGTCGAGGATTCGCAAGTCGTACCCCTTGCCGATCAGGTATTCGGCGATCGTGACCATCGGACTTTCACGCAAGTCGTCGGTGCCTGGCTTGAAGGCCAGCCCGTCCATGGCGATGCGGCGATGGCCATTGAGATGCAGCACCGCATCGTAAGCGCGATGTTTGTGCGCTTCGTTGCTGAGACCAATGGATCGCAGCAACGGCGTGTCCACGCAATGCTTGGTCGCCAGCGAAACCACGGCGCTCAAGTCTTTCGGCAGACAAGAGCCGCCGTAGGGCATGCCGGGACGAAGGTATGCTGGCGAGATGTTCAACTTGCGATCCATCGTGAGCAATCGCATGACGGCGCGGCCGTCGACGCCCAGTTCCGAGCAGAGCGAGCCGACTTCGTTGGCGAAGGCGACCTTCATCGCGTGGAACACATTGCAGAGCGTCTTGAGCATTTCCGCCTGCTTATACTGCACCCATTCGATCCGCTCCGGATCGACGGCCATCAGCGCGGCAATGGCGCCTTTTTCCACGTCGGGCTGACCGTCAGCCGTGCCGACCACGACGAGCGGCGGGTCGAAATAATCGCGCACGGCAGTGCATTCGCGGAGATATTCCGGGACGATCACGATGCTCACATGGCCGTTGGATTTTCCTGTTGGGCCTAGGATCGCTGGAACGAGCAGCCCTTCCACCGTGCCCGGCGCGACCGTGCTGCGCATGATGACGAGGTGCGGCTCCGTCTTCTTGCTGAGCGCCGCGCCGATAGCCTTCGCGGTGGCCATCACCGCGGACAGATCGTGCGAACCGTCGCGGCCGGTCGGCGTGCCGACGCAAATGAGCGTGGCGTCCGTGTCCAGTACCGCTTGCTCCGCGTTGGTGGTGGCGGTGATCCGCTTGGCGAGATGCCCTTCGGTCAACAACTCGTCGACTTGCGGCTCGACGACCGAGGCGATGCCGTTGGCGATCGCATTCACTTTGGATTCCACGACGTCGACGCCGATCACGTGATGACGCAGACGAGACAAACAGGCGACGCTGACGCAGCCGACGTAGCCCAATCCGAAGACGCTAACTCTCATCGATTCAACTCCTGGGGATTCCGAAAAGTGATGGCGGAAGTTTCGAGGGAATGCACGGCGCTGGCGTCATGCTCGGCAATCGGCCTAGCGCCGAAAAACAATTTGGATTCAAGCAGCTCCGGTTCCAGATGCACCGCGAGTTCCAATGACGCTCGCTTCGTGGTGATCAGCGGCAACTCGTGGAGGAACGGAATGAACTGCGTTACCGCGCCCACGCTCAACACGAAGGCTGTCACTGCGACGCAGCAATAGAAAGTCGCTAGTCGGCGCCGCAGACCCGCGAACGGTACGGAGCGCGACGAATCGAGCGTGCGGTTGCCGCGATTGAGCCAGGTCTGCTTGACCGGGTGGAACACGACCCAGACCTTCACGGCGGCCCCTACCCATTCCGACGCGACTTGCAACGGGATGTACCAGAGCGAGATTCGCCGGCTGTGTTTCCAGGCCGACGCCACGCGGAACGTGCGTGTCGCCAGTAGCCACAGCACATAGCTCGCGGTGATTCCCCAGCGGCCGTGCCAGATGCTCAGCAGCATGCCGGTCGGCCCGATCAGCACCGTCCAAAAAGAAATCTTCTGATCGACGCAACAGAGCCAGGGAAAAAGACCGAGTCGTTGAGGACCAAGCGACATCGCACGGCCGGAATTGCGAAGCATATTGCCCGACCAGCGTTTGAGATTGGCCACGGCGCGATGGAACGGATTTTCGTTCACCGCTTCATAGGTCGTGACCATCGCGTCGGGGACATATAGCGTTTGGTAACCGTTGGCGGAGAGCCAATACCAGGAGCTTTTGTCATCCCCGGAGAACATCTGGTATTCGCCGAACAGCCAGTTGTGCAGGTTGTCGCTTTCGATCTGCTCGATGAAGCGCTCGCTGGTGACGACGTCGGCGCGGAACACCGAGAAGCGCCCAGTGAGGCAGAGGAGATGTTTCGATAAGGACACCGAACACATGTAGAGATGACGTTGCCCAAAGCGGAGCTTGATCCATTCCGTGTACCACATGGGGGCTTCAATCACGGCGCACTCGTTCGTCGTGACGGCGCCGACCTTGAGATCGAGCCGGAACATCGGCAGCACCTTGGCAAAGGCGCCCAGGTCCGGCGCGCTATCGCCGTCCATCAGTACGACCACGCCGTCAGGATCCACGCCCATCGCGGCGATGTGCTTCAAGCCCGAGGCGATCGCAGGTCGTTTCCCACAGTCGCCGCGCAGCAGCACCAATTCCGGCGCGCCGTTGATAGTCCAGGCGTCCCTTTCTGAATCCACGGCAGTGCGGAACTCTCTCTCCACCGCCACGTCGTCCTCCGGCGATCCGGTGACGAACACGAGCCGCGGCGATCGCTTCAAGCCGGTGAGTTGGCCGAATTCTTTGACGACGGCCCAGATCACCGCCCGAGTAATCGCGGAGCGCTCGCGGTAGGTCGTCGCCAAGACGACAACGTCGGTAACTCCGCCTTGCGCTTGTACGGCACGCCGTGCGGCGGCTGCCCAGCGGGGATAGACGATGTAGCGGTAGATGATGGCGCGAACGCAATGCAGCAAGCCCCAGCCCCAGCGCCAAATGCCGATCAATCCCAGAGCGATCCAAAGTCCCGTGGATTGCCGCGACTCAATCTCGGTCTCCAACGTCATCGCAGCGCCCAAGCCGACGCACAGCATGACGATCATCATGCCGCACTGGTACTTCCAGTCCGCAATGCGTTCCGGCGGGATCGAATTAGCATCCGGCGTCGGTGACATTTAAGGGTCTCGTGGTGCGGTGGCGAAGTGCGCGCAGTTCCAGACAGCGTCAACATTGCCGCACTTTTGCAAGTACAGAACGTGAGCGCGGCAAACCTTGGGATTGCAACACACTCCAAAGGAGTCGCAGGCGGGGCGCGATCGAGGCGGGCGAAAGCGCTAGGCGGGCGCTTACTTTTCAGCTACGCGCGGAGCGGGCTGGAACCAAGCGGATAGGGCCGCGAGTGGCGGCGGTTGATCGGTGCCGATGCCGACCATCGCGGAGAGACCCGGCATCAACCGGACGCCTGGCTCGGCGGGCAACATGATTTGCACGGCGACCTTTGAAGTATCAGTCGCCTGCATCGGTTGACGCGTGTTCGCGGCCGCGCTTTGCAACTCGCCGTCGGAGAGCACGCCAATGGCTTTGACACGTCCTACGATGACGCGTTCTGGATAGGCTGCGAAACGCACATCCACGGCGCGATCGACTTGCACGTCGTCCAGAGCGGATTCGTCGACCCAGGCTTCCACCCAGAGCCGATCCCCCGTCCAGAGTGCAACAATCGGATAGCCGACGCGAACGCTAGCACCGGCCTCGGCGAGCCGCTGGGCGACCCAACCGTTTTCCGGAGCGCGAATCACGGTCGAGTCGAGGTCGGCCTGCGCCGTCGCGAGCTTGGCCTTCGCTACGTTGATTTCTTCGGCCAGCACGCTCAGCCTGGCCACGCGCACTTCAAGGCCCTGGAGCGCCACGCGATCGTTGTCGTTGTCGCTCTGCGCGGCGGAGTGCTGGGCCTCGACGGCGAGGTGATTCGCCATCGCGGTTTCGTGTTGCAGGTGAATGTCATCGGATTCGCTGCGCGATAGCGTCCCCGGGCGGGTGATCCGCGTGATCCGATCGACCTCGTTTCCCCAGCGCTTTACGGCGCTCTGGGCGGCGGTAATATTGGCTTTCGCCGCTTGGAGTTGCGCGCTTGAGGCGGCCAGCGAGAGCGCCAAGGACTGGCGATCGACTTCGAGCATTTTCCGCTCGTTGTCGAGCGTGTCGGTGGCCCGCTGCAATTCGGCCTTCGCTTGCTGTAACTGGGCCAGTTGCCATTGATCTTCGAGACGCGCGAGCACGTCTCCTTTGAAGACCCGCTGGTCGGGCTCCACGTCGACCGTCGCGATGCGACCCTCGATGCGGGCGCCGACTCGCGAAACGACTCCCCGGACGATCGCGTCTCGGGTGACGACATGGTCGTAACGGTAGGCCACCCAACTGCCGACCAACCACAACAGCGCGACGCACGCCGTGACCAACAAAAGACTTCTTCTCCACCAACGTCCGTGCTTCCAGCGACCGGATTTCTCCGTGTTCGACTGCATAGAGCTGCCCCCTTCTACGCTTGATGTCGACTGCCGCGACGGCCTGCCGAGCAGGTCGAGGCGACGTCAAATTGTAGGAACTGCCGATTTCCTCGCTTGTTCGAGAAAGCGCGCAAATCACTCGATGCCATGAGCGCCGCCACGTCCTGCAATGTTCGTTCATCGCGCCCAACGCGCGACCACGGACAAAGCTCGACAACGAAGCGAACAACTCATGTTCG
Encoded proteins:
- a CDS encoding efflux RND transporter periplasmic adaptor subunit: MQSNTEKSGRWKHGRWWRRSLLLVTACVALLWLVGSWVAYRYDHVVTRDAIVRGVVSRVGARIEGRIATVDVEPDQRVFKGDVLARLEDQWQLAQLQQAKAELQRATDTLDNERKMLEVDRQSLALSLAASSAQLQAAKANITAAQSAVKRWGNEVDRITRITRPGTLSRSESDDIHLQHETAMANHLAVEAQHSAAQSDNDNDRVALQGLEVRVARLSVLAEEINVAKAKLATAQADLDSTVIRAPENGWVAQRLAEAGASVRVGYPIVALWTGDRLWVEAWVDESALDDVQVDRAVDVRFAAYPERVIVGRVKAIGVLSDGELQSAAANTRQPMQATDTSKVAVQIMLPAEPGVRLMPGLSAMVGIGTDQPPPLAALSAWFQPAPRVAEK
- a CDS encoding glycosyltransferase, with product MSPTPDANSIPPERIADWKYQCGMMIVMLCVGLGAAMTLETEIESRQSTGLWIALGLIGIWRWGWGLLHCVRAIIYRYIVYPRWAAAARRAVQAQGGVTDVVVLATTYRERSAITRAVIWAVVKEFGQLTGLKRSPRLVFVTGSPEDDVAVEREFRTAVDSERDAWTINGAPELVLLRGDCGKRPAIASGLKHIAAMGVDPDGVVVLMDGDSAPDLGAFAKVLPMFRLDLKVGAVTTNECAVIEAPMWYTEWIKLRFGQRHLYMCSVSLSKHLLCLTGRFSVFRADVVTSERFIEQIESDNLHNWLFGEYQMFSGDDKSSWYWLSANGYQTLYVPDAMVTTYEAVNENPFHRAVANLKRWSGNMLRNSGRAMSLGPQRLGLFPWLCCVDQKISFWTVLIGPTGMLLSIWHGRWGITASYVLWLLATRTFRVASAWKHSRRISLWYIPLQVASEWVGAAVKVWVVFHPVKQTWLNRGNRTLDSSRSVPFAGLRRRLATFYCCVAVTAFVLSVGAVTQFIPFLHELPLITTKRASLELAVHLEPELLESKLFFGARPIAEHDASAVHSLETSAITFRNPQELNR
- a CDS encoding nucleotide sugar dehydrogenase; this translates as MRVSVFGLGYVGCVSVACLSRLRHHVIGVDVVESKVNAIANGIASVVEPQVDELLTEGHLAKRITATTNAEQAVLDTDATLICVGTPTGRDGSHDLSAVMATAKAIGAALSKKTEPHLVIMRSTVAPGTVEGLLVPAILGPTGKSNGHVSIVIVPEYLRECTAVRDYFDPPLVVVGTADGQPDVEKGAIAALMAVDPERIEWVQYKQAEMLKTLCNVFHAMKVAFANEVGSLCSELGVDGRAVMRLLTMDRKLNISPAYLRPGMPYGGSCLPKDLSAVVSLATKHCVDTPLLRSIGLSNEAHKHRAYDAVLHLNGHRRIAMDGLAFKPGTDDLRESPMVTIAEYLIGKGYDLRILDAAVKTARLTGANRDYIEHHIPHLANRLVGTAEELLAHADALVLTRDDNDLFDVACSMECPPMVIDLTGAGRTIAAHAESVADVDVPTVALSGSHKSLKRVKSPRPRAAAAVARRA